GGTTCCTGGGGCGAGGTGAACGCAGCGTATCGTCTGCTGGACGATGAGCACCTCAGTCACGAGGTGCTCTCCAGGCTCCACTGGGACCACACACGGCAGGCAGCGCGTTCCGCGCTGCCTGTCCTGTTCATTCAGGATACGACAGAGCTCGATTTCAGTTCCCACACAGCCACGACCGAGCTCGGACATATTGGTGACGCCCAT
This genomic window from Deinococcus ruber contains:
- a CDS encoding IS4/Tn5 family transposase DNA-binding protein, yielding MDSTWLNALQWAEEQWGALDLGDVRRTRRAVSIGTAFAASPEDSLPQQCGSWGEVNAAYRLLDDEHLSHEVLSRLHWDHTRQAARSALPVLFIQDTTELDFSSHTATTELGHIGDAH